The Marinomonas sp. CT5 genome contains the following window.
TTTATGAGAATCATTGTTCTATTTAAGCTTAAATGAACATCATATTTTTTAAGATATAAAAATAAAACGACGACCTGAAAAGGGGGAACAGGTCGTCGTTGTCGAACTCATTAAATTATTGGGTTAGAAAGGCATAATTGCGATAATTTGCGCATACGTATTGGTATTGGTATTTCCTTGCTTACTACTGTATTTAGGAGTGTAAAAGCCTACTAATGGAGACACTATAAGGTTGTCATTGACGACCCATTCAGCCCAAATATCTAGCTCTTTAGCATCATTTTTCTTGCCTTGGTCTGTTTTATTTTTGGAAATATCAAAATAGGAAGCACCCACGCTGAGCATTTCAGTAGGGTTAGCCTTGATGCTAATGGACTGAATGTCCGAGGCTATAGTGCCCCCAGATGTGCCAGCGTAGTTTGCGGCTACTTCCCCTTGGAACCAAGTGCCGTAACCACGGCTGAAACCGTAGAATAATGGGTCATAGCCCTCATCATAACGGGTAAAACGATAATTCACACTTGGGGACCATGTTGTGTCAGCAAATGTCCAACCGGCTTCCGCATACCAAGCATTGGCATCTTTAGAATTATCGCCTTGGGTCTGCTTCACATATTCAGAAGATAGGAATAAGTTTTCGACTCCAGCATCGCCTTGGAAACGCACACTTATGGTTTTCTGACCGTCACGCTTGGTTAAGCCAAAAAAGTTGGCTTCTTTTTTATCAACACTAAGTCCTTGGTTGTATAAGAAACCAACTACGCCATACGAGTTGTTATTCTCAACATTGATTCCGGCCATTTCTGTGCTGGCTTGGCCGGCATTATCCGACTGTAACCAGTAAATGTCAGAGCGCCAGCCCTTGTCTCCACCTACACGAAGAATCGCTGTATTGCTAAATGCTTTACGTGGTGCCAACCAAAGTCCGCCGCCACGATTAATTGTTATTTCAGATGCACCTGGAGCTGAATCTAAGCCGCTACCAAGGTTTAAAGCATCGCCATTGATAATAAATCCATCACCGATGCTGAATGCTTGACGGCCAACGGATACTTCAAACTGACCAGTCCGATAGCCTATGAATAGCTCTTCAAGTTTGGTTTTTCTTTCATCCCCTGTGGTGGCGCCACTTGCATCGCCATCCCCCCAGGTACCACTTGAAAGTGCACTGACTGATCCAAACAGTTCGCCACTATTAAGTGTTTTATCACCCGTTAGGCCATATTTTATATAGCCTTCCTGCCAAGAAGGAGAGCTCTTGCTGTTGCCATAAGTTTCTTGGCTTTGAAAGGCTCCAATAGCTGCTTCGCCAGTGAAGGTTACATGTGTGTCTTCTTTGTCGACAATTGAGTACGCCTGAGCAGCGCCTGTGCTACCGACTAGCGCAGCACAAATACACATGTTTAGGGTGTTTCTTTTGAACAATATTTTCATAGGGGGTCCTTTTGTTTTTCGCTGATTATTATAAGAAACGCAGTGCTTTACGTAAGAAAATAGAGAGAAATAAGGAATGATTCAATAAAAATTATTACCATGTGATATTTTTTATGTTTTTTTTTACAATTTTTGTTTTTTTGCATAGCTCAGGATGAGAAAGAAAAGTGGGGCTAAGTTGTTTCTTTTCAGAGGGCGTTTTAAGTAAAAAGCCCCGCATTTTGCAATGCAGGGCTTTGGTTTGTTAGCACTTTATTCAGAGCGGTTAAGGTGAAGTGGCAAGATCCGCTTCAGCCGCAGCCAGCATGTCGAACTCTTCTTCTGGTGTTTTGGCTACAAGGCGATTCTTGCTGTACAAGAAGTAGTAAGCAGTGCCAATGACGAACAGTACCAGTGTGTAGTTAAAAGCACGTGGGTCGTATGCATAAACACCTGTGAGAGCCAGTAGGGATAAAACAAATGCGATGGATGAGGTGAAGATTCCACCTGGAGTTTTGTATGGACGATGCATATCCGGTTGTTTAATGCGTAATAAAATATGGCTCAGTGCCATCAAAGCATAAGATACCGTTGCTCCTACCACCGCCATAGCCAACATTAGGTCGCCTTCGCCAGTCAAAGAAGCAAAGAAGCCCAAAACCCCTGGTACGATCAAAGCACGAGAAGGGACTTTACGTTTATTAGTCACAGAGAGACTTTGTGGTAGGTAACCTGCACGAGACAAGGCAAATACTAAACGGCTGTAACCGTAGATAATAGAGAAGAAAGACGCAATTAAGCCAGCAAGACCTAATACGTTGACCGTGGTTGCTAAAGATCCGTGTCCAGCAAAGTTTAAGGCATCAACCAAAGGAACGGCACTCTTACCCATAGCGTCTGCACCAGCGGCACCGGCCAATAAGAATACAACCAACACCGCCGTGAAAAGTAAGAAAATCATCGCACCGATAATGCCTTTTGGTACGTCTTTCGCAGGATCTTTTGCTTCTTCAGCGGCCAAAGGAACGCCTTCAACGGCCAAGAACAACCACATGCCAAATGGCAAAGCCGCCCAAACCCCATACCATCCCATAGGCATGAACTCAGATGCACCAGCGGCATCGGTTACAGCCACATCAAATAAACGGCTGGTGTCGAAGTCCCCAATCAAAGCAACCGCTGTCGCCAGAATAGCAATCACGGCCAAGCCACTGATAACCATCATGACCTTAAGTGCTTCGCCCGCCCCCGCTAAGTGAATGCCGATAAAGACAAGATAAAAGGCGGCATAGACCCAAGGACCGTTAAAGCCTAATAGCGCTTCTACAGCAGAGCCGATGAAAATCACAATGGCAGCAGGCGCCAAAGCATATTCAATTAAAACGGCTAACCCAGTTAAAAATCCGCCAGTAGGTCCCATGGCTTGACGAGCAAAGCTATAGCCACCGCCAGCAGCAGGAATAGCCGCCGACATTTCTGCTAAAGATAAAACCAGCGTTAAATACATGACCGCCATCAAGCCCGCAGCGATGGCAAAACCACCCCAGCCCGCTTCTGCAATCCCAAAGTTCCAGCCTGCGAAGTCACCGGAAATAACGTATGAAACACCTAAGCCAGCGAGCAAAATCCAGCCAGCTGACCCCCTTTTTAACTGGCGTTTCGCCAGAT
Protein-coding sequences here:
- a CDS encoding alginate export family protein, which gives rise to MKILFKRNTLNMCICAALVGSTGAAQAYSIVDKEDTHVTFTGEAAIGAFQSQETYGNSKSSPSWQEGYIKYGLTGDKTLNSGELFGSVSALSSGTWGDGDASGATTGDERKTKLEELFIGYRTGQFEVSVGRQAFSIGDGFIINGDALNLGSGLDSAPGASEITINRGGGLWLAPRKAFSNTAILRVGGDKGWRSDIYWLQSDNAGQASTEMAGINVENNNSYGVVGFLYNQGLSVDKKEANFFGLTKRDGQKTISVRFQGDAGVENLFLSSEYVKQTQGDNSKDANAWYAEAGWTFADTTWSPSVNYRFTRYDEGYDPLFYGFSRGYGTWFQGEVAANYAGTSGGTIASDIQSISIKANPTEMLSVGASYFDISKNKTDQGKKNDAKELDIWAEWVVNDNLIVSPLVGFYTPKYSSKQGNTNTNTYAQIIAIMPF
- the eat gene encoding ethanolamine permease — translated: MSDQLDKDYLAKRQLKRGSAGWILLAGLGVSYVISGDFAGWNFGIAEAGWGGFAIAAGLMAVMYLTLVLSLAEMSAAIPAAGGGYSFARQAMGPTGGFLTGLAVLIEYALAPAAIVIFIGSAVEALLGFNGPWVYAAFYLVFIGIHLAGAGEALKVMMVISGLAVIAILATAVALIGDFDTSRLFDVAVTDAAGASEFMPMGWYGVWAALPFGMWLFLAVEGVPLAAEEAKDPAKDVPKGIIGAMIFLLFTAVLVVFLLAGAAGADAMGKSAVPLVDALNFAGHGSLATTVNVLGLAGLIASFFSIIYGYSRLVFALSRAGYLPQSLSVTNKRKVPSRALIVPGVLGFFASLTGEGDLMLAMAVVGATVSYALMALSHILLRIKQPDMHRPYKTPGGIFTSSIAFVLSLLALTGVYAYDPRAFNYTLVLFVIGTAYYFLYSKNRLVAKTPEEEFDMLAAAEADLATSP